From the Molothrus ater isolate BHLD 08-10-18 breed brown headed cowbird chromosome 25, BPBGC_Mater_1.1, whole genome shotgun sequence genome, one window contains:
- the G0S2 gene encoding G0/G1 switch protein 2: METMHELIPFAKEMLSQKPNRKMVKLYMLGSVLAFFGVVIGLVEAVCSPFSSQASLEDEEDKNKPAAAREQQQLQKREDLAQAKGKAQAALQRALVTRQHAS, from the coding sequence ATGGAAACCATGCACGAGCTGATCCCCTTTGCCAAGGAAATGCTGAGCCAGAAGCCCAACAGGAAGATGGTCAAGCTGTACATGCTGGGCAGCGTGCTGGCCTTCTTCGGGGTGGTCATCGGGCTGGTGGAGGCCGTGTGCAGCCCCTTCAGCTCCCAGGCCAGCCTGGAGGACGAGGAGGACAAGAACAAGCCCGCGGCGGcccgggagcagcagcagctgcagaaaagggaGGATTTGGCGCAGGCCAAGGGCAAGGCACAGGCAGCGCTGCAGAGGGCCCTGGTGACCCGGCAGCACGCGTCCTAG